Genomic segment of Esox lucius isolate fEsoLuc1 chromosome 15, fEsoLuc1.pri, whole genome shotgun sequence:
caacactTTCCAGCggcatctggtctcccatccagcAGGTGAATCAGCTGCCTCCAAAGCACTTGTACTACAGTTGGAATTCACTCCCCTCCACTGTCTTTCACCGCTGTCCATCGCAGCATCACgtgtttaataaacaaataaaaccagaTCAGATATTGGTGTAAATCTTGTAACTTGACAGGTTCTTCCGTCACAAGCCCAGATGTTTGTAGATGCTTTCAAGAATACGACCTTGACCAGAGAGCGGGGCTTCCACTTCCAAGACAAGGCGTATGCGTGCGTCCGAGCTGACAGGAACTCCATCTACTGCAAATATGTCAGTCTTATGCCCAACACAATTTACAAATATCAAAGTATTATAGCCTGTAGATTTCCAGCAGTGATTTTGCTGTATTATAGTTCAGTATGTTTATACTGACCTGTCATCCCTATAGACCCTGTGGTGTCTGTTGTGTTTGGTTTTCCCCTTGTTCTGTGCTCATATACTGTACTGGAACCAGACCTTTCCATTGTGAGATCTGTTCTGATGGATATCTCCTACAACAGGCTACACGTGGCCTGATAATGGTGAAGACTGCCCTTTACATTATAGTTGCCACTTACAATGACAGCATGTACCCCAGCGTGTGTGTGGAGGCCGTCGAGAAACTAGGTAGGAAGACGTCTGTGGTGCTTCATGCAACATACACAACATGTAATCATACAGCTTTTACACAAACTCTGTGTGATTGTCCACTTGGTCAcatatttgtttaatgtttgACTAATATGTACGTTTGTTGCATTTCAGCTGTTTATCTCAAGGAGAAGGGCAAATGAAAAAATGACAAGCAGCATCTGATGAACGAAGCGGATAAACTAAACTGGTTAAGTTGAgcagctgccccccccccccctttcatgTTTTAGACAATCTGCTGAGGACGAACATGTTGAGGGGAATGTCAGTGTGATTGTCAGTGTAATCCTCTGTCACAGCACACACTTTTGACCACTAGGTGGCAGTAAAAAGTCATTCAAACCAGCTGTGTT
This window contains:
- the pfn4 gene encoding profilin-4 isoform X2, yielding MNQFHNLINDCLIDTKHVESAAILVAKTATVTAASARFQVLPSQAQMFVDAFKNTTLTRERGFHFQDKAYACVRADRNSIYCKYATRGLIMVKTALYIIVATYNDSMYPSVCVEAVEKLAVYLKEKGK
- the pfn4 gene encoding profilin-4 isoform X1, whose product is MNQFHNLINDCLIDTKHVESAAILVAKTATVTAASARFQTRLKSPLTGPPTLSSGIWSPIQQVLPSQAQMFVDAFKNTTLTRERGFHFQDKAYACVRADRNSIYCKYATRGLIMVKTALYIIVATYNDSMYPSVCVEAVEKLAVYLKEKGK